The DNA region TGCCGGAGTCCACCCTGGTCTTCTCGCTGTCGGAGAGGCGCAGGAACACCTGGTCCCCTTTGGCCAGCTGCAGAAGGGCGCTTCCGTGGGCCGAGTCGGTGGCGAGCATGTCCACAGCGACCGCTGTCGCCaccacctggagagagagaggaactgcaCGTTTTGCTATACGCCCCCTTACAAGCCATCTGAaatcagttatgaaacaaacCCACACATCCAATCATATCCCATATTAATTATGGTCTAAAAGGGGACAGATGGATCATGTACAGCCAGACAAGTCACCAAATGGCTTGTTGTGTTATGTGCTGCCAATGAATCCCACATTTTTCAAACACCAAACCACCCCATTTATTGTCAAAGCCAATTATTTTAATGATGACATTGATGATGACAAATCATACCCTAGTACCCTTGACAATCATTCTGTAATTTGTAATATGGGATAATCATACAGTGTCCTTATCAAGGCAGTGGCTTAAACAGCACCAACTAATTAGATTCAAGATTATGTTCAAGTTTGCTACATTCAACCgattgattggctgttgagtttAATGCAATGTAACCACATGCTATAAGGGATCTAGATGTGgggccatactgtatatgatctcGAACCTCGACAGAACAACACAAACTCTCTGATGCTCATCTGCACTATCGGTTCCTGATTGCTCTCGTTGCAGTAACAGTGGAGGAATTTCCCTTTTTGTCCATTTCCGACATACTgggatacatactgtatgtgttgcatAACAAGGTGTACCTAATTCAGCTAAAACCACCAAAACAAGGCTCATGCTCCTACCTGCAAAAgcgggtaacactttataataactacacacaattcatcatctattaagcatttgttaactattagttaatggtttgttcatcattagtaatttatttttcatgcacaatttatcatcacttaagcatttattcacaaagttatgattggtttgttcatagtgaataagactatttctaaaatatgtagaaattgttgctaatacttCATATAACATGctataacattttgttaatgaaatactattcattattaacagttgttacatacgcactaatgattagtaaggatgtgaatacatgttttataaaccacttcctaatactataattcatgattaactcaggagttacaagtggctagttaatgatttttgtgagctcatctaaaggactttttatgccttgctaCTGCAAATGCTTTGCAAATAAGTTGTAAatactacattcacattcattcattaagctgacaattttatccagagcgacatgcacatgtcaattaaattaaacacaaccgcagaaggtgggattcgaacccccAACTGAGCAGGTGACATAATGATGACgatgctccttaaccactacactacctctcCTACTATTCTGAACATAGATGGGATCTACTTTTACTTGTTTTCAGAGgactactttcctgttatgcgtatgactacatttgatgtagcactaagcagcgcATTGATACAAGTTAGAGACTTAAAGAATACAAGTAAATAATTGACTGACATACTGAAGTTAAGTTAATCAAGTAAAATcattgtcactttactctggtgtttatggattgtttgttgtgaagtgaagaacataacatccgctcagttaaaaacacaaataactaTTTATAGCCACAACAGCCATGggcaggggtagtgtagtggataaggcattgggctagcatgctgCAAGTCTAAGAATCAGGGGTCCAATCCCGGGGTGCCACCattgtggccttgctctttaatttcattgatagtgtaagtctttttggatgaaagtgtctgctaaatgtataaatgcaactgtaacctttataactcatttgtaaatatgtagcaaggcatatacagtcctcactttagatgagctcacaaaaatagttaactaaccacttgtaactcctgagttaatcatgaactACAATATGagaattaacataggagtaatacttaACAAATGATtatcaaagcatttactaatagtttgtaactggttcataatagggagatgatttcatttataaatggttgtttcattatttataaggtataaaccatgtgtttacacacatttgtttgatttactatgaacaaaccattcataactttgtgaactaatgctttactgatgattaattatgcatgaacaataaattactaatgatgaacaaaccattaactaataagtaacaaatgcttaataaatgatgaattgtgtgtagttattataaagtgttacccctTTTTTTCCGCAGTAAGTGGATTTCTGGAAGTCTCCAAGCTCACCTTGTCACCCGACACCAGCTCCACCTGAAGGCGCTGCCAGCCCTTGAGGatgttgaagctgaattggtaGACGCCGGCCTGGGGGCTGGTGAACTTCCCCGTCGCCGCGTCGTAGGCCCCGCCGACATTCATCACCACGTCGGTGAACTTCAGCACGTCGTCCCTGCTGAACTCCTGCGTCAGCGCCGCGTAAAAGGCCACCGCTCCAGGTGGCCCCCGGGGGCCTACCTTTCCTGGGGGCCCGGCGGGGCCCGCTGGGCCTCCAGCACCAGAACctccagaggagagggggatgacgaTCCCGTTGGCGCCCAGGCTGTGAGAGCCTCCCCCGGGCTGGTACGGGTCGCAGACCAGCCGGCAGGTTCCCGGGTAGGTCTGCGCGCTGAGTCCAGCGAAGCAGGCGTACGCCAGGGTGAGGACGCCCAGGGCGAGTGTTGTGCCGTGTGCGGCCATGTTAGCTCAGTGCCCGCTAATGTCAGTCAAAAGCCACAGCTATGGAGGGAGTgctgtgtccatctgtgtgtttagTTGTCTTCACAGTCAGTGACCTCTGTACCTGGAATTTACGTGTAcagagggggaggtgtgtgtgtgtgtgtgtgtgtgtgtgtgtgtgtgtgtgtgtgtgtgtgtgtgtgtgtgtgtgtgtgtgaatgtgtgtgtgtgtgtgtgtgtgtgtgtgtgtgtgtgtgtgtgtgtgtgtgtgtgtgtgtgtgtgtgtgtgtgaatgagtgtgtgtgtgtgtgtgtgtgtgtgtgtgtgtgtgtgtgagtgtgagtgtgagtgtgagtgtgagtgtgagtgtgtgtgtgtgtgtgtgtgtgtgtgtgagtggggggtcAATATCTATTTTCCGCTGCTGTAATTTCCGGTAAGTTGGAAATACAGGTTGACTAGGTTTGATCTGTTTGTTTACCATTACATTTGGTGAtatctaagaacgttctaagaatgctcctaagcagatcttagcacttaagagcttcttgacgaatctgggaaacacgACCAAGATCAGTGAGATATAATTATATATAACATATTATAGTTACCTACTtttgttaatttaatttagcctgGGTGATCCTAGACAAATCTGTGAGCATTCGAATGAGCTCTGCAGATCTGTCTAGCTACCCTCTTACTCAAAGCCATTTTCACTTGAGAAAATCACTAAAGAAACcagaagtgaaattaaatttgaTTTGATGTACCTATTTCACAGCTGGAAATCCCCATATTATGCCGCTTGGAAACTGAAAGCGAATTGACGGTGCCCAGATCAATTCTCAGTTGAGAATCAGTTCTGTGTCAGTCAGGCTAAACTGATTAGTTATGGCTTGCCATTTAAGATATAAAATTAATAGCTACAAATGTAATAATATTAAATACATAGCATAAATAGTAGTGCAATTTGGCCTAGGGACACTTTGCTAATTTCCAAGGGACATACTTAGTGAAATGAGACAAAATAACTATACGTGTGTTGTACATTGCGCATAGACCGTTGAGGCCTGTGCGCAATTTGCGATGACGTGCACCGTAGGCATCAGAGGTCACACTTTAGCAGTATAGCATCTGGCCACCAGAGGGTGTTCGGGGTCTACTACTTGACAGGATACACCTGCCACTGAGTTTTgttcttacagtttttcacaattgctagaacacctttctcagaactctttacctttttctcaaaactgtgaacacaagagtcatttctcaaactacattctcaaaacccttcaatcttgttgcaaaactgaacaatcacctcaaaacacttttaactttgctcaaaactaactaatggtctcaaatcattgaacacatcaggcaaaattacactcctgcagagcaatgataagacaatacaccaaacaatggaagacacagttttcagggcagggtttatggctcctggaggaattgtattcattctaagttgaaaaataaaatatcacaatgaaaataaagaataaggacttatatcactctctactcatatcctctagcctatatgaagatataaatcaatagttttgtaagtgaacagaaagacaggccgatactgtactgaatatgatttgtactgtgatgccacagactctgatagttctctaagtatgcaatactgtaatattgtattgtgcctaaatttagacttacttggacatactgataactcagctctttcactctctcagagttgagctcaaagggtagtactgtaagtgtgtaacagtggatgttcagtgattactgtactgtatgataatggacatttacgctatttctcttctgtagtctgaatctttggattattgacgccacagagaaaccactgatgttgggttggaccatgaagtcctgcttctctcattggcattccatgaaccagaacatggtcaatgattgttgcccaaatatcataatttacagtattgcaactattgggactctctgtctttctcttcatcctcttcctcttacctgcaccctcctcttccttgtaccccacttctactgtaacacacacttgttgtcccctgcgtctctgtcaactctgaactgatttatattggttgtcacatcattagacagaagtgttatcaattttgagtggtagtgttcaaatggagacaactgtgcactaattgtgttcaacttctgcgttgtttggttatcaatataattaagaagtgcatcagaatgcacaatgtgttcacagttttgcaaaaagggttaatgagtttggtaaaatgggtgaaagtgggtgaaagtagtctatggttttgccaaaaaagggaataattcaataaatgtgttcaggcatttgagaatttgattcagagaatggggtttagtgtttgagcaactgtgaaaaactgtaataacacAAGGTGCAACAAGGGTTTTTTTCTTTCGTGTTATGAGAACATTACATTAACCATCACCATGTGAATGCAACGGGTTTTGTCTGATGGCACTGTTGCTGTTGGCTTAAAGAATCTCGAGGCCTCAAAGTCTGATGTCACCGCTGCGCGCACCGGGGCAGATCCAGCGGCAGTTTGAGTTCGAGCCATGACGTCGACTCCGTAAAGCGCTCCTCTGGCAGACAACGGAATCTCACCGCCTGTGAGTGTGGCTGTGGGCCTTGTGATGGTTTGCGTTTGTTTTACGACACCACTGGTCATCCGGCGTGGGCAATACCAAGACAGATGTAAAATAGAGGCTTCAAAAGCAATAAATCGACAAACAGAGGAGTAGAGCCATGATGGgtgctgtttcacacacacacacacacacacacacacacacacacacacacacacacacacacacacacagagagagagagagagagagagagagagaaagagatgcaaCAGATAGGCCTATAGGGGAGTAGGAGCCTTTAttatgtgggggaaaaaaactagaAATTCTTCCACTGCGGGAAATGGCGGCTGCCTCATATGAATAATGCTGGCAGGTCATATACAATAGTCATATTTCAAACAAGATCCAGTGTGCCAAACATCTGGCTGATAATGTTATGGTATGgtctgtatattgtgtgtgtgtgtgtgtgtgtgtgtgtgtgtgtgtgtgtgtgtgtgtgtgtgtgtgtgtgtgtgtgtgtgtgtgtgtgtgcgtgcgtgcgtgcgtgcgtgcgtgcgtgcgtgcgtgcgtgtgtgtatgtgtgcatgcatgtgcttaAAAGTAGTTCATCCTGAATACTCATTAATGACTGAAGATCCGTCTGGTAAGTATCAAGGCCACATGTGAATTTGTGCTCTGTACGAGCTATCAGTATCAGACACTGATGCATTAtactctgtgtctatgtctgcaACTGAACATTATCTATACATTGATACATCATTTCTTTGAACTTGCCTTAGCAGTAATCTGaaaaatgaatcaaaatgaAATCAACGCTTTCGCTAAAATCTTATATAATAAATTCAGTCTTTGTCTTAATATGGGTAATGCAAAATATGCCTGCAGGATATTCTGCCCCACTACCTGTCAACATTTACATCAACATTATAATCTCATCTCTCCACATCTTATCATACACGACACAAAGCTCTTTCCCCCCCTGATTTGCGCCATGTATAAAAAGTCAGATCAAACCGAGTGTCTCGTTGTTGTTAATCTGGTGGAGGGCTGTCTCCACTAACAGAACAGTGcaggtgggatgtgtgtgtgtgtgtgtgtgtgtgtgtgtgtgtgtgtgtgtgtgtgtgtgaaaggaaccCAAGCCGTCACAGGGCGTGAAGCAAGGAgcccatgaaggtgctgaatcgGCTGTCGGAGTCCACCATGGTCTTGTCGCTGCCGGAGAGGCGCAGGAACACCTGGTCCCCTCTGGCCAGCTGCAGAAGGGCGCTTCCGTGGGCCGAGTCGGTGGCGAGCATGTCCACAGCGACCGCTGTCGCCaccacctggagagagagaggaactgcaCGTTTTGCTATACGCCCCCTTACAAGCCATCTGAAATCATTTATGAAACAAACCCACACATCCAATCATATCCCATATTAATTATGGCCTAAAAGGGGACAGATGGATCATGTACAGTCAGACAAGTCACCAAATGGCTTGTTGTGTTATGTGCTGCCAATGAATCCCACATTTTTCAAACACCAAACCACCCCATTTATTGTCAAAGCCAATTATTATGATGACAAATTATACCCTACCCTTAACAATCATTCTGTAATTTGCAATGTGAGATAATCATACAGTGTCCTTATCAAGGCAGTGTCTTAAACAGCAGCAACTAATTAGATTCAAGATTATATTCAAGTTTGCTACATTCAACCgattgattggctgttgagtttAATGCAATGCAACCACATGCTAAAGGATCTAGATGTGgggccatactgtatatgatctcGAACCTCGACAGAACAACACAAACTCTCTGATGCTCATCTGCACTATCTGTTCCTGATTGCTCTCGTTGCAGTAACAGTGGAGGAATGTCCCTTTTTGTCCATTTCCGACATACTgggatacatactgtatgtgttgcatAACAAGGTGTACCTAATTCAGCTAAAACCACCAAAACAAGGCTCATGCTCCTACCTGCAAAAGCGATATTAGCGCAATACCAGGCATTCCAGCGCACATACAAAAGAGACAAATGGCCATCATTTTAACATGTTGTTCCTGAAACTGGTTCCTTAACTCTTGATACTGCCTCTTTGGGCAAAGCACAGCCTGACTCCATAATGTAGAGCACAGCTTAGGGCTTTTGTAATGAGCAAACACATCGTTTGAACTGTGAGTAACGCCAAGTGAACAGTTCGCAACTCTCTGGTTGAAATAGGAACAGTTTCTCTGTCCACATAGAATTGAGTCCACTATTGCACCACATGATTCCAATCTATTTGTAAAAACTGTATGGACCCTGTATGGTCAATAACTTGACTGCTTatactagggtgaccagattgtGTCCTCTTTTTGGTTTGTGAAAAAGGGGACACAAGAGAAAACACTGTCTCAAAAGGCTATGTTGTATTCATTTGTgaacgacagagagaaacaagatCCAAATTCGCTGTCAACACGTTTGAGGCGCTAGAAGAACAACATCCTGGACAATGTTTAGGTCTCAAAAAAGGTCATTTCCTGAAAAAAGAGGATATCTTGTCACCTTAACTTATACAGAGCCCTGGCAATGTAAGTAGGACACAAAGATACAGAGAGTCAGGAGGGGTgttatttgattggctgttgagtttGAATATCCGCAGCCTTTCACAAAAACTGAACTGTTGACTCTTGACTGACCTTTCTTATCTAGATCCTAAACTTCCTTCACTGGTAAAATGAAAGTCAAAGAGGTAGTCACTACTCTCTGTCGATGCATTAAAAATACAGTTATTGGCTCACACTCACTGTTCCCAATTCACAACACTTTATCAAAACCTTTTTTTCCGCAGTAAGTGGATTTCTGGAAGTCTCCAAGCTCACCTTGTCACCCGACACCAGCTCCACCCGAATGCGCTGGCCGGCCTTGAGGATGTTGAAGCCGAATTGGTAGACGCCGGCCTGGGGGCTGGTGAACTTCCCCGTCGCCGCATCG from Sardina pilchardus chromosome 1, fSarPil1.1, whole genome shotgun sequence includes:
- the LOC134091363 gene encoding complement C1q-like protein 4, with translation MAAHGTTLALGVLTLAYACFAGLSAQTYPGTCRLVCDPYQPGGGSHSLGANGIVIPLSSGGSGAGGPAGPAGPPGKVGPRGPPGAVAFYAALTQEFSRDDVLKFTDVVMNVGGAYDAATGKFTSPQAGVYQFSFNILKGWQRLQVELVSGDKVVATAVAVDMLATDSAHGSALLQLAKGDQVFLRLSDSEKTRVDSGSRFSTFMGSLLHVL